The Yersinia intermedia genome window below encodes:
- a CDS encoding methyl-accepting chemotaxis protein: MKKFSDLSILTKLLSGFSVVIVMMLLLGAVALSQLSNNNSRLEAYRDSWLPGVRYALEMRGVLAELRLQQVQYIASSTEKEREGHRLEILQAVDNFRAAQDRFIKLPEGYNHSMLFKRITSDFDHFSQANSLVIDAVNNNQLAEATKISGDTSRKYRTQLMKDLAELVVLEVQGGEQAATDGQQSFNTAKNVLIALLLFAVFISALLAVMIARNLSRLLGGEPAYAVAIMGHIAAGNLSTEIKLRPGDNHSLLASLNIMNQQLKKTINEIMHGSESISVASNQIAQGNADLSQRTEEQASSLIQTSANMQELTQTVRQNADNARQASELAVNTAATATEGGAIVDEMLLRMQEITKSSKKIVDIIAVIEGIAFQTNILALNAAVEAARAGTEGKGFAVVASEVRTLAQKSANAAKEIKQLIVGTVEKINAGSERADHASQAMGEIVDSVGKVAHIVGEISTASHEQHIGIQEIGIAVEQMDQVTQQNAALVEQAAAAAQSLTEQGAELRQIIRFFQINQPSLN, translated from the coding sequence ATGAAAAAGTTCTCCGACCTCTCCATTCTGACAAAGTTACTCTCAGGTTTCTCTGTCGTTATTGTCATGATGTTATTGCTAGGTGCAGTGGCCCTATCGCAGTTAAGCAATAATAACTCCAGACTGGAAGCTTACCGTGACAGTTGGTTACCAGGTGTTCGCTATGCATTAGAAATGCGGGGCGTCTTAGCAGAATTGCGCCTACAGCAAGTTCAGTACATCGCTTCATCGACAGAAAAAGAGCGTGAAGGGCATCGTCTGGAGATATTACAAGCTGTAGACAATTTCCGTGCTGCACAAGATAGGTTTATAAAATTACCGGAAGGTTACAATCACTCAATGTTATTCAAGAGAATAACGTCAGATTTTGACCATTTCTCTCAGGCAAACAGTCTCGTTATTGATGCGGTTAATAATAATCAATTAGCTGAAGCCACTAAAATTAGTGGTGATACATCAAGAAAATACCGTACGCAGTTGATGAAAGATCTCGCTGAATTAGTCGTACTGGAAGTTCAGGGTGGAGAACAAGCTGCAACGGATGGTCAACAAAGTTTTAATACCGCCAAAAACGTACTCATCGCTTTATTACTTTTCGCTGTTTTCATCTCCGCACTGCTTGCGGTCATGATTGCCCGTAATTTGTCTCGTTTATTAGGGGGCGAACCGGCCTACGCGGTAGCTATTATGGGGCATATCGCAGCCGGGAATTTATCGACTGAAATAAAACTTCGCCCAGGAGATAATCATAGCTTGCTGGCTTCTCTGAACATCATGAACCAGCAATTGAAGAAAACCATTAATGAGATCATGCACGGCAGTGAATCAATTTCTGTCGCCTCGAATCAGATTGCTCAGGGAAATGCGGACTTATCACAACGAACTGAAGAGCAAGCATCCTCTCTGATTCAAACCTCCGCTAATATGCAAGAATTAACCCAAACTGTACGTCAGAATGCGGATAATGCCCGACAAGCAAGTGAGCTGGCGGTTAATACAGCAGCGACCGCGACTGAAGGCGGGGCTATTGTTGATGAAATGCTACTTCGCATGCAGGAAATAACGAAAAGCTCGAAGAAGATTGTCGATATAATTGCTGTTATTGAAGGTATTGCCTTTCAAACCAATATATTAGCGCTAAATGCTGCAGTTGAAGCCGCACGAGCTGGCACTGAAGGTAAGGGATTTGCCGTTGTCGCAAGCGAAGTGCGCACTTTGGCTCAGAAAAGCGCAAATGCAGCCAAAGAGATAAAACAATTAATTGTCGGTACTGTTGAAAAAATTAATGCGGGTTCAGAACGCGCTGACCATGCCAGTCAAGCGATGGGCGAGATTGTCGATTCGGTGGGGAAAGTTGCCCATATTGTCGGGGAAATATCTACTGCATCACATGAACAACATATTGGTATTCAAGAGATCGGTATTGCCGTAGAGCAAATGGATCAAGTTACTCAACAAAATGCGGCGTTGGTTGAGCAGGCTGCTGCTGCTGCTCAATCATTAACTGAGCAAGGTGCAGAATTGCGTCAGATTATCCGCTTCTTTCAAATTAATCAGCCATCATTGAACTAA
- a CDS encoding DUF2594 family protein: MSNPDFTTSADPETLANEVACLKATLTLMLKAIGQADAGKVILNIERSIAGIEDSAQAEVFTNTLAQIKNGYRQ, from the coding sequence ATGAGTAATCCAGACTTTACCACTTCTGCTGACCCAGAAACTTTAGCAAATGAAGTTGCGTGCTTGAAAGCAACATTAACGCTAATGCTAAAAGCGATCGGCCAAGCCGATGCTGGGAAAGTAATCTTGAATATCGAACGTTCCATTGCCGGTATCGAAGACAGTGCTCAAGCTGAAGTTTTCACCAATACCCTTGCGCAAATCAAAAACGGCTATCGTCAATAA
- a CDS encoding GlpM family protein, giving the protein MGLLLKALIGAAVVVLIGLLSKTRNYYIAGLIPLFPTFALIAHYIVASERSIEALRTTIIFGLWAIIPYIIYLISLYFLINHLRLPLALTAAVLCWVIAAWILISVWSQWHR; this is encoded by the coding sequence ATGGGACTGTTACTTAAAGCGTTAATCGGGGCTGCGGTTGTAGTATTGATTGGGTTATTATCAAAGACACGCAATTACTATATTGCCGGTTTAATCCCACTATTCCCTACGTTTGCTCTCATCGCACACTATATTGTAGCCAGTGAACGTAGCATCGAAGCACTACGCACAACAATTATATTCGGCTTATGGGCTATAATTCCTTACATTATCTATTTGATATCACTTTATTTTCTAATTAACCATTTACGCTTACCACTTGCCTTGACCGCTGCCGTTTTATGCTGGGTCATCGCTGCCTGGATACTCATATCCGTTTGGAGCCAATGGCACCGTTAG